From the Leptospira licerasiae serovar Varillal str. VAR 010 genome, one window contains:
- a CDS encoding MORN repeat-containing protein: MREILRNSFNKILELIKSTSKLSLKQNVFALVSISLIGSLTLALIIYLKFSPKCIYGDCNIGFGALKQPDDTLYTGNFYKGKYQDYGILKSPYGFIYEGNWKLGKKHGYGRLHNPDKSSFEGSFIDDRAEGKGTYTWPDKTMLSGVFVQGKAEGPCLLVLGNGISLKGIYSGGRIIEGSGLYIFENGSKYLGQWKSGRRNGKGTLFDSQGGIIAVGEWKEDRLEKSYAEKFFQK, translated from the coding sequence ATGAGAGAAATATTGCGCAATTCTTTTAATAAAATATTGGAACTTATCAAATCCACGAGCAAGCTATCGCTGAAACAAAATGTATTCGCACTTGTTTCGATTTCATTAATAGGTAGTCTCACATTAGCCCTCATAATCTATTTAAAATTTAGTCCTAAATGTATTTACGGAGACTGTAACATTGGCTTTGGAGCTTTGAAGCAACCTGACGATACACTGTATACCGGAAACTTCTATAAAGGCAAATATCAAGATTACGGAATATTGAAATCTCCCTACGGCTTCATTTACGAAGGAAATTGGAAACTTGGGAAAAAACATGGATATGGAAGACTTCATAATCCAGACAAAAGCTCTTTCGAAGGAAGTTTCATAGATGACCGTGCCGAAGGAAAAGGTACTTATACTTGGCCGGATAAAACAATGCTTTCAGGTGTGTTTGTGCAAGGGAAAGCTGAAGGCCCATGCCTACTTGTTTTAGGTAACGGAATATCGTTAAAAGGAATCTACAGTGGCGGCCGCATAATTGAAGGAAGCGGTTTGTATATTTTTGAAAATGGAAGCAAATACCTTGGCCAATGGAAATCAGGAAGAAGAAATGGAAAAGGGACTTTATTTGATTCTCAAGGCGGAATAATTGCAGTAGGAGAATGGAAGGAGGATCGTTTAGAAAAAAGTTATGCCGAGAAATTTTTTCAAAAGTAA
- a CDS encoding ParA family protein: MTILIWNSKGGVLKTSLTMLFSSFLSSNNKKVLIIDTDPQSSTSQLLGVNKDKERNLYKFLMGEIPISESYLPTEHKNIYIIPGNINVFKIDSRILPNQLSKAIQFIKKEFDYILIDTPSSYNTVIISSIFAADKVIIPTPFSGVDLSELSFVLNEIAELKPNMEKIIVGTRTTHADKLSNEEKEYVDQYKEIIGPYLSEYFIPDTKLVRRAFDRGESLNKDDESSRKFRQSLKSLVEKVTGEKFGNEFVEV; encoded by the coding sequence ATGACTATTTTAATTTGGAATTCAAAAGGAGGTGTATTAAAGACATCTTTAACTATGCTCTTTTCGTCTTTTTTATCTTCTAATAATAAAAAAGTTTTAATTATAGATACGGATCCTCAAAGCTCAACTTCTCAACTGCTTGGAGTGAATAAAGATAAAGAGAGAAATTTATACAAATTTCTTATGGGAGAAATTCCAATTTCAGAGTCGTATCTTCCAACGGAGCATAAAAATATATATATTATTCCCGGGAATATAAATGTTTTTAAAATCGATTCTAGGATTCTGCCGAATCAGTTATCTAAGGCTATTCAATTTATTAAAAAGGAATTCGATTACATATTAATCGATACGCCTAGCTCATACAATACAGTAATTATTTCCTCAATATTTGCTGCAGATAAAGTAATTATACCTACCCCATTTTCAGGCGTCGATTTATCGGAACTTTCGTTTGTGCTTAACGAGATTGCAGAACTTAAGCCTAATATGGAGAAAATTATAGTAGGAACAAGAACAACCCATGCTGACAAGCTTTCGAATGAAGAGAAGGAATATGTAGACCAATATAAAGAAATAATAGGCCCCTATTTATCGGAATATTTCATACCAGATACAAAATTAGTTAGGAGGGCTTTTGATAGGGGGGAGTCATTAAACAAAGATGATGAATCTTCTCGGAAATTCAGGCAATCCTTAAAGAGCTTAGTCGAAAAGGTGACTGGAGAGAAGTTTGGAAATGAGTTTGTGGAAGTGTGA
- a CDS encoding ParB/RepB/Spo0J family partition protein: MKKLKSEIIEKSAESIRDGLREVLLSEIIADPKAQPRQSLNEALVQEYVFALRNGDRFPPVVLFGENKRFYLADGFHRLMAHRIAGLKTIEAYVKAGDLRGAILFSTGANEDHGLRRTPEDKRKAVFTLLKDDEWSQWSDREIARIAKVSNTFVSNLRGELRDSTVNVDSEGLIEGAREFDIVRFRTKYGTEANMKVSRQNKNKTKKEAANKNEKTPLTPKEQKTFLRQEIKNLNSEKVQLKKDYTSEIKRINKELSLAKKKLKAIV; the protein is encoded by the coding sequence ATGAAGAAGCTCAAATCAGAAATTATCGAAAAATCAGCAGAATCAATAAGAGATGGGTTGCGGGAAGTTTTATTAAGTGAGATTATAGCAGACCCTAAAGCCCAGCCGAGGCAGAGCTTAAACGAAGCATTGGTTCAAGAATATGTTTTTGCTTTAAGAAATGGAGATAGATTTCCGCCAGTAGTTTTGTTTGGAGAGAATAAGCGTTTCTATTTAGCTGATGGGTTCCATCGATTAATGGCTCATAGAATAGCTGGATTGAAAACCATTGAAGCCTATGTAAAAGCGGGCGACTTGCGTGGCGCTATATTGTTTTCAACTGGAGCCAATGAGGATCATGGGCTACGACGGACGCCGGAAGATAAAAGGAAAGCGGTATTTACATTACTAAAGGACGATGAATGGTCCCAATGGTCGGACCGAGAAATTGCAAGGATCGCAAAAGTTTCGAATACGTTTGTTTCAAACCTTAGAGGCGAGCTTCGAGACTCCACCGTCAACGTTGACAGTGAAGGTTTAATCGAAGGCGCAAGAGAATTTGATATAGTCAGATTTCGGACTAAATATGGCACTGAAGCAAATATGAAGGTGTCTAGACAAAACAAAAATAAAACGAAAAAAGAAGCTGCAAATAAGAACGAAAAGACTCCATTAACTCCCAAAGAACAAAAAACGTTTTTGAGACAGGAGATAAAGAATCTGAATTCAGAAAAAGTTCAACTTAAAAAAGATTACACATCTGAAATTAAGAGAATAAATAAAGAATTAAGTTTAGCTAAAAAAAAGCTAAAGGCCATTGTCTGA